One Halobacterium sp. DL1 DNA window includes the following coding sequences:
- a CDS encoding acetyltransferase has protein sequence MPVVRADTDARYDDAISVRYEVFVEEQGVPEGLEVDEHEAESLHFVAYDAEETPVGAARLREYEPGVGKVERVAVLESRRGEGRGDALMDALEDAARERYDELYLHAQLPAAGFYDRRSYEREGERFEEAGIPHVAMRKRFE, from the coding sequence ATGCCGGTCGTTCGCGCAGACACCGACGCCCGCTACGACGATGCGATCAGCGTCAGGTACGAGGTGTTCGTCGAGGAACAGGGCGTCCCAGAGGGTCTGGAGGTCGACGAGCACGAAGCGGAGTCGCTGCACTTCGTCGCCTACGACGCCGAGGAGACGCCGGTGGGTGCCGCTCGCCTCCGCGAGTACGAACCCGGGGTCGGCAAGGTCGAACGAGTCGCCGTCCTCGAATCACGCCGCGGCGAGGGGCGGGGCGACGCACTGATGGACGCGCTCGAGGACGCCGCTCGCGAGCGCTACGACGAACTATACCTCCACGCGCAGCTTCCCGCAGCGGGGTTCTACGACCGCAGGAGCTACGAGCGCGAGGGCGAGCGATTCGAGGAGGCGGGCATCCCCCACGTCGCGATGCGCAAGCGCTTCGAGTAA
- a CDS encoding glutaredoxin — translation MLELYVQPLCPYCRKVKRVLHELDLEYTTHRVSFFKFRRDEVRELSNQSEVPVLVDSEHGVDGMNESDDIVAYLRETYGEESVGAAETAA, via the coding sequence ATGCTCGAACTGTACGTGCAGCCTCTCTGTCCGTACTGCCGGAAGGTGAAGCGCGTCCTCCACGAACTCGACCTGGAGTACACCACGCACCGCGTCTCCTTCTTCAAGTTCCGACGCGACGAAGTGCGAGAACTCAGCAACCAGTCCGAAGTCCCCGTGCTCGTCGACTCGGAGCACGGCGTCGACGGGATGAACGAGAGCGACGACATCGTGGCGTACCTCAGAGAGACGTACGGCGAGGAGTCTGTCGGAGCGGCGGAAACGGCGGCGTAG
- a CDS encoding Lrp/AsnC family transcription regulator, with product MAELDGTDRRILELLATDARRPYSDIADDVGLSAPAVSDRVAKLRESGIVQRFTVDIDRSTLREGAQVLVELTAVPGEVDAVRDAVSATDAVEHVFVTAGGDVLCSARLPVEDVRAWVEDSVDPALVTGYDVTLVAESRWQPNVGGADLALACDECGNTVTSEGATADIGGERHHFCCGSCRARFEERYERLDADA from the coding sequence ATGGCCGAACTCGACGGGACCGACCGACGGATTCTGGAACTGCTCGCTACGGACGCCCGCCGACCGTACAGCGACATCGCCGACGACGTGGGGCTGTCCGCACCCGCCGTCTCCGACCGCGTGGCGAAACTCCGCGAGAGCGGTATCGTCCAGCGCTTCACGGTCGACATCGACCGGTCGACGCTCCGCGAGGGCGCCCAGGTGCTCGTGGAACTCACTGCGGTGCCGGGCGAAGTGGACGCGGTCCGCGACGCCGTCTCGGCGACGGACGCCGTGGAACACGTCTTCGTCACTGCCGGCGGTGACGTGCTCTGTTCCGCGCGACTCCCCGTCGAGGACGTTCGCGCGTGGGTCGAGGACTCCGTCGACCCCGCGCTGGTGACCGGCTACGACGTCACGCTGGTCGCGGAATCGCGGTGGCAGCCGAACGTCGGGGGTGCCGACCTCGCGCTCGCCTGCGACGAGTGTGGCAACACGGTGACCAGCGAGGGCGCGACGGCGGACATCGGCGGTGAGCGCCACCACTTCTGCTGTGGCTCCTGTCGTGCGCGCTTCGAGGAGCGCTACGAGCGACTGGACGCCGACGCGTAG
- a CDS encoding heavy metal transporter produces the protein MARTITVRGMSCGGCESTVEEALTGVEGITDAEADRELERATVEGDADPDALVSAVEDAGYEAEA, from the coding sequence ATGGCACGAACCATCACCGTCCGCGGCATGAGCTGTGGGGGCTGCGAGAGCACCGTCGAGGAGGCCTTGACTGGAGTCGAGGGAATCACCGACGCCGAGGCCGACAGGGAGTTGGAGCGCGCGACAGTGGAGGGTGACGCCGATCCGGACGCCCTCGTCTCGGCCGTCGAGGACGCAGGGTACGAGGCCGAAGCGTAG
- a CDS encoding ATPase AAA codes for MDVDTAAQTCTDVMDAVSEAVVTDREFLETVLSGALARGHVLLEDVPGTGKTLTARSLANALGLEFTRIQFTPDLLPADITGSHVYDAATESFTFNRGPVFANVVLADEINRAPPKTQAALLEAMEEGQVSVDGETRQLPDPFFVIATQNPVEQEGTFRLPEAQRDRFAVKAGIGYPDRPGERELIDRRADRTATTPVVSQVVPDDALADLQAVPETVAVADGVRDYVVDVGRATREDDRVEVGVSPRGTQRLFEVARARAVIHGREYVTPDDVKRVALPVLVHRLVLTGAATVENTDPEDVVQDVLERVEVPAVS; via the coding sequence ATGGATGTCGACACTGCCGCCCAGACGTGTACCGACGTGATGGACGCGGTGAGCGAGGCGGTCGTCACCGACCGCGAGTTCCTCGAGACGGTTCTCTCCGGCGCCCTCGCCCGCGGCCACGTCCTACTGGAGGACGTCCCTGGGACGGGGAAGACGCTGACGGCCCGCAGTCTCGCGAACGCGCTCGGCCTGGAGTTCACCCGCATCCAGTTCACACCCGACCTCCTCCCCGCCGACATCACCGGGTCGCACGTCTACGACGCCGCCACGGAATCGTTCACGTTCAATCGCGGCCCCGTCTTCGCGAACGTGGTGCTCGCCGACGAGATCAACCGCGCGCCGCCGAAGACGCAGGCCGCGCTCCTCGAGGCCATGGAGGAGGGGCAGGTGAGCGTCGACGGCGAGACCCGCCAGCTTCCGGACCCCTTCTTCGTCATCGCGACGCAGAACCCCGTCGAGCAGGAGGGGACGTTCCGCCTGCCGGAGGCCCAGCGCGACCGCTTCGCCGTGAAGGCGGGCATCGGCTACCCGGACCGCCCGGGCGAGCGGGAACTCATCGACCGCCGAGCCGACCGCACCGCCACCACGCCCGTGGTTTCCCAGGTCGTGCCGGACGACGCACTCGCCGACCTTCAGGCGGTCCCGGAGACGGTCGCTGTCGCCGACGGCGTGCGCGATTACGTCGTGGACGTCGGGCGAGCCACCCGCGAGGACGACCGCGTCGAGGTCGGTGTGAGTCCCCGCGGCACGCAGCGCCTGTTCGAGGTGGCCCGCGCCCGCGCCGTCATCCACGGCCGGGAGTACGTGACCCCCGACGACGTGAAACGAGTCGCGCTCCCGGTGCTCGTCCACCGCCTCGTCCTGACTGGTGCGGCGACTGTCGAGAACACCGACCCCGAGGACGTCGTTCAGGACGTCCTCGAACGGGTCGAGGTCCCCGCAGTCTCGTAA
- a CDS encoding peptide methionine sulfoxide reductase, whose translation MTTNTATFGGGCFWCIEAAFEELTGVTDVTSGYAGGDVDDPSYRAVCSGDTGHAEVVQVTYDGDELDYEDLLEVFFTVHDPTTLNREGPDVGSQYRSIVLYHDDDQRERVEAFVDELASRDAFDGDIVTEIEPLEKFYRAEEKHQDYFEKHPNQAYCTVNVAPKVSKVREQFADRVQ comes from the coding sequence ATGACGACCAACACGGCGACGTTCGGCGGCGGCTGTTTCTGGTGCATCGAGGCCGCTTTCGAGGAACTCACCGGCGTGACAGACGTGACCTCGGGCTACGCTGGCGGCGACGTCGACGACCCCTCCTACCGGGCGGTCTGCAGCGGCGACACGGGCCACGCGGAGGTCGTACAGGTGACCTACGACGGCGACGAACTCGACTACGAGGACCTCCTGGAGGTGTTCTTCACCGTCCACGACCCGACGACGCTGAACCGCGAGGGGCCCGACGTCGGTTCCCAGTACCGTTCTATCGTGCTCTACCACGACGACGACCAGCGCGAGCGCGTGGAGGCGTTCGTCGACGAACTCGCATCGAGGGACGCCTTCGACGGCGACATCGTCACCGAGATCGAGCCCCTGGAGAAGTTCTACCGTGCAGAGGAGAAACACCAGGACTACTTCGAGAAACACCCGAACCAGGCGTACTGCACCGTGAACGTCGCGCCGAAGGTGTCGAAGGTCCGCGAGCAGTTCGCCGACCGGGTCCAGTAA
- a CDS encoding TrmB family transcriptional regulator, whose protein sequence is MNDDDAIGALKRLGLTTYEARVFVALQKLGTGSASEVADIADVPRSQVYGAAEDLEGRGLVDVEQSNPTRYRPVDVEEARERLYRQLRSESDAAFDYLESVREEYGTDEEESESIWTVRGRSNIVSRAAQLIGSASAHVVYGTDTTAELEPAVREALGAAADAGVEVTVVSESGDVLDVARTLGARTVSVADQPTPEMGAERVVMADRDAVLISVESDDGTETAFWSRDTAFAGMLSSLLGEFVADVAGEQ, encoded by the coding sequence ATGAACGACGACGACGCCATCGGCGCCCTCAAGCGCCTCGGTCTCACGACCTACGAGGCCCGCGTCTTCGTCGCGCTCCAGAAACTCGGCACTGGGTCGGCCAGCGAGGTAGCGGACATCGCCGACGTGCCCCGCTCGCAGGTGTACGGCGCCGCCGAGGACCTGGAAGGGCGCGGACTCGTCGACGTCGAGCAGTCCAACCCCACGCGGTACCGGCCCGTCGATGTCGAGGAGGCACGCGAACGGCTCTACCGACAGCTCCGTTCGGAGAGCGACGCTGCCTTCGACTACCTGGAGTCCGTCCGCGAGGAGTACGGCACCGACGAGGAGGAGAGCGAGTCGATCTGGACCGTGCGGGGCCGGTCGAACATCGTCTCACGGGCCGCACAGCTCATCGGGTCGGCGAGCGCCCACGTGGTCTACGGCACAGACACCACGGCGGAACTCGAACCGGCAGTGCGGGAAGCGCTGGGTGCGGCCGCCGACGCAGGCGTCGAGGTGACCGTCGTCAGCGAGTCCGGGGACGTCCTCGACGTGGCCCGGACGCTCGGTGCGCGTACCGTCTCCGTTGCCGACCAGCCGACCCCGGAGATGGGCGCGGAGCGCGTCGTGATGGCTGACAGGGACGCCGTGCTCATCAGCGTCGAGAGCGACGACGGGACGGAGACCGCCTTCTGGAGCCGCGACACGGCGTTCGCGGGGATGCTCTCCTCGCTGCTCGGGGAGTTCGTCGCCGACGTCGCCGGCGAGCAGTAG
- a CDS encoding Patched family protein → MSRVDDLVALVTGHSKAAIAIMLVLTVAIGAGAPMVDQSSSLDQFQSESDASEKLEYIEENFQTNSENSTTAQIIVRGDNVLSKDALVNTLEYERALYQNETIAPTLADENAITGVANIVALAAIQTEQGREVQRIATELQERQSALEERSTALNDTTDLLQAELTFLRQNPGASVSSSFESVRANSSVELNQTDAAIFERAAESLRNATSETEAQEAYRLGTRGVLADDYRELQSQAGELESLATDLETERAEQQAARNASLDEQIAQLQSMNESEVDAFVGTVLGEGQNGNGGFSVFALMPSSYEPGSTNAEATMLVVRQSAQGAAPTGQVTDEAIIDAQFAMQTLGEASGQDYLIFGAGIISEEINTSMTDSLLIVGPLAVVFVLLALTIAYRDVLDILLGLFGIAAVLTWTFGFMGWTDIAFNQIFIAVPVLLIGLSIDYAIHIFMRHREERQNGNGEGVRGSMRVALSGVGVALVWVTATTVIGFLSNLTSPVPPIQEFGVVSSWGIVAALLVFGVLIPALKVEIDGFLESRGWDRQKRAFGTGGGRFSSALAVGSTAARKAPVVVIVLTLLVTAGGAYGATQVDTSFNQEDFLAEEPADWMKDLPEPFAPGEYTAKQNLRYVNERFVREDSQAQILLENDVTGDTALERVQAARDAAAEKDVTQTLSNGQPAIQGPLSTMRAVAAQNESFAETFEAADTDGDGVPDQNVAGVYDALFDAAPDQANTYIYQNEDGEYEAMRLVVSVQGGASGEDITTQMRDVADVASGDGIEATATGSAILNKIVQDQLLETVVQSLLITLVAVFAFLMVIYRITDGSATLGAVTLLPVVLSVAWILGTMYLAGIPFNVLTGMITSLTVGLGVAYSIHLSERYTQELERSGSVWEAMRTAVTGTGGALLGSAATTVGGFGVLAFAILPPLQQFGIITGLTIIYAFLAAVLVLPTLLVIWTKYFGPDWANTDFEEGGGNAGTDSDDTDDDSPSGDVPAAGGSAEMVPNGGAVAASSAAVTAPDPASEATRELDRDVVQPGGTVQVTVRVPDRDGRVALSESVRGGAVTRVDPDGDPVEAVAGGDGVHVAWPVADGAAATYDVTVPDTAPDGSEVTFVGHVLSGGEERDVAGEASVTVVADIFERVFAQAGVTNADLGAASAAFRDGDLTPDEYDRVVREWVRERPGAE, encoded by the coding sequence GTGAGCCGCGTCGACGACCTCGTCGCACTCGTCACGGGGCACAGCAAGGCCGCAATCGCCATCATGCTGGTGTTGACCGTCGCCATCGGCGCCGGCGCGCCGATGGTCGACCAGTCGTCGTCGCTCGACCAGTTCCAGTCCGAGAGCGACGCCTCCGAGAAGCTCGAGTACATCGAGGAGAACTTCCAGACGAACAGCGAGAACTCGACGACAGCGCAGATTATCGTGCGCGGCGACAACGTGCTCTCGAAGGACGCGCTCGTGAACACGCTGGAGTACGAGCGCGCCCTCTACCAGAACGAGACCATCGCGCCGACGCTCGCCGACGAGAACGCCATCACCGGCGTCGCCAACATCGTCGCGCTCGCGGCGATACAGACCGAGCAGGGCCGCGAGGTCCAGCGCATCGCCACAGAGTTGCAGGAACGCCAGTCGGCCCTCGAGGAGCGCTCGACCGCGCTCAACGACACCACCGACCTGCTCCAGGCAGAGCTCACCTTCCTCCGGCAGAATCCGGGCGCGAGCGTCTCGTCGTCCTTCGAGTCGGTGCGCGCGAACAGCTCCGTCGAACTGAACCAGACGGACGCCGCCATCTTCGAACGCGCGGCCGAGTCGCTCCGGAACGCGACCTCCGAAACCGAGGCCCAGGAAGCCTACCGTCTCGGGACGCGGGGCGTGCTCGCGGACGACTACCGCGAGCTACAGAGCCAGGCGGGTGAACTGGAGTCCCTCGCAACCGACCTCGAGACCGAGCGCGCGGAGCAACAGGCAGCACGGAACGCGAGCCTCGATGAGCAGATCGCGCAGCTCCAGTCGATGAACGAGTCGGAGGTCGACGCCTTCGTTGGCACCGTGCTCGGGGAGGGACAGAACGGGAACGGAGGCTTCTCCGTCTTCGCGCTGATGCCGTCGAGCTACGAGCCGGGGTCGACGAACGCCGAGGCGACCATGCTCGTCGTCCGGCAGAGCGCCCAGGGGGCCGCCCCGACCGGGCAGGTGACCGACGAGGCCATCATCGACGCCCAGTTCGCGATGCAGACGCTCGGTGAGGCCAGCGGACAGGACTACCTCATCTTCGGTGCGGGCATCATCTCCGAGGAGATCAACACCTCGATGACCGACAGCCTGCTCATCGTCGGGCCGCTGGCGGTCGTGTTCGTGCTGCTCGCGCTCACAATCGCCTACCGCGACGTCCTCGACATCCTGCTGGGTCTGTTCGGCATCGCCGCCGTCCTGACGTGGACGTTCGGGTTCATGGGATGGACCGACATCGCGTTCAACCAGATATTTATCGCGGTGCCCGTTCTCCTCATCGGCCTCTCCATCGACTACGCGATACACATCTTCATGCGCCACCGCGAGGAGCGCCAGAACGGCAACGGCGAGGGCGTCCGCGGTTCGATGCGGGTCGCGCTCAGCGGTGTTGGCGTCGCGCTCGTCTGGGTGACCGCCACCACGGTCATCGGCTTCCTCTCGAATCTGACGAGCCCCGTGCCGCCCATCCAGGAGTTCGGCGTCGTCTCCTCGTGGGGGATCGTCGCGGCGCTGCTCGTCTTCGGCGTGCTGATTCCCGCGCTGAAGGTGGAGATAGACGGCTTCCTCGAGTCCCGCGGCTGGGACCGCCAGAAGCGCGCGTTCGGTACCGGCGGCGGCCGCTTCAGCAGCGCGCTGGCGGTCGGGTCGACGGCCGCGCGGAAGGCGCCCGTGGTCGTGATCGTCCTGACGTTGCTCGTGACCGCCGGTGGCGCGTACGGCGCGACGCAGGTGGACACCTCCTTCAACCAGGAGGACTTCCTCGCCGAGGAGCCCGCGGACTGGATGAAGGACCTCCCCGAGCCGTTCGCGCCGGGCGAGTACACCGCCAAGCAGAACCTCCGCTACGTCAACGAGCGGTTCGTCCGCGAGGACTCACAGGCACAGATACTGCTCGAGAACGACGTGACGGGGGACACCGCCCTGGAGCGGGTGCAAGCTGCCCGCGACGCCGCAGCCGAGAAGGACGTCACCCAGACGCTCTCGAACGGCCAGCCGGCGATACAGGGCCCGCTGTCCACGATGCGGGCGGTCGCGGCCCAGAACGAGTCGTTCGCTGAGACGTTCGAGGCGGCGGACACTGACGGCGACGGCGTCCCCGACCAGAACGTCGCCGGGGTGTACGACGCGCTGTTCGACGCGGCCCCGGACCAGGCGAACACCTACATCTACCAGAACGAGGACGGGGAGTACGAGGCAATGCGCCTCGTCGTCTCCGTGCAGGGCGGCGCGTCCGGCGAGGACATCACCACGCAGATGCGCGACGTCGCGGACGTCGCGTCCGGCGACGGCATCGAGGCGACCGCGACCGGGAGCGCCATCCTGAACAAGATCGTCCAGGACCAGCTGCTCGAGACAGTCGTCCAGAGCCTGCTCATCACGCTCGTCGCGGTGTTCGCCTTCTTGATGGTGATCTACCGCATCACCGACGGGAGCGCGACCCTCGGCGCGGTGACGCTGCTCCCCGTCGTGTTGAGCGTGGCCTGGATTCTCGGCACGATGTACCTCGCGGGCATCCCGTTCAACGTGCTCACGGGGATGATCACGAGTCTCACCGTCGGACTGGGTGTGGCCTACAGCATCCACCTCAGCGAGCGGTACACCCAGGAACTCGAGCGCAGCGGCTCCGTCTGGGAGGCGATGCGCACCGCGGTCACCGGCACGGGCGGCGCGCTCCTCGGGAGCGCGGCGACCACCGTCGGCGGCTTCGGCGTGCTCGCGTTCGCCATCCTGCCACCGCTCCAGCAGTTCGGCATCATCACCGGGCTGACCATCATCTACGCGTTCCTCGCGGCCGTGCTCGTCCTGCCGACGCTGCTCGTCATCTGGACGAAGTACTTCGGCCCCGACTGGGCGAACACGGACTTCGAGGAGGGCGGCGGTAACGCGGGCACCGACTCGGACGACACCGACGACGACAGTCCGTCCGGTGACGTTCCAGCGGCCGGCGGTTCGGCCGAGATGGTCCCCAACGGTGGCGCAGTTGCGGCGTCATCGGCGGCAGTCACGGCCCCAGACCCGGCGAGCGAGGCGACTCGCGAACTCGACCGCGACGTCGTCCAGCCCGGCGGAACCGTGCAGGTGACGGTCCGCGTCCCCGACCGCGATGGTCGGGTAGCGCTCTCGGAGTCCGTCCGCGGCGGCGCAGTGACGAGGGTCGACCCCGACGGTGACCCCGTCGAGGCAGTCGCCGGCGGCGACGGCGTCCACGTCGCGTGGCCGGTCGCCGACGGGGCAGCGGCGACCTACGACGTGACCGTCCCCGATACGGCGCCCGACGGCTCCGAGGTGACGTTCGTCGGCCACGTGCTCTCGGGGGGTGAGGAGCGCGACGTCGCTGGTGAAGCGAGTGTGACCGTCGTCGCGGACATCTTCGAACGCGTCTTCGCCCAGGCTGGCGTCACCAACGCCGACCTCGGGGCCGCCAGCGCAGCGTTTCGCGACGGCGACCTCACGCCCGACGAGTACGACCGCGTCGTCCGGGAGTGGGTGCGCGAGCGCCCGGGGGCCGAATGA